Proteins encoded by one window of Bos javanicus breed banteng chromosome 22, ARS-OSU_banteng_1.0, whole genome shotgun sequence:
- the SLMAP gene encoding sarcolemmal membrane-associated protein isoform X34 produces MDDQDLNEPLAKVSLLKDDLQGAQSEIEAKQEIQHLRKELIEAQELARASKQKCFELQALLEEERKAYRNQVEESSKQIQVLQAQLQRLHINIENLREEKDSEIASTRDELLSARDEILLLHQAAEKAASERDTDIASLQEELKKVRAELERWRKAASEYEKEIMSLQNSFQLRCQQCEDQQREEATRLQGELEKLRKEWNVLDTECRSLKKENVLLSSELQRQEKELHNSQKQSLELTSDLSILQVTRKELENQVGSLKEQHLRDSADLKTLLSKAENQAKDVQKEYEKTQTVLSELKLKFEMTEQEKQSITDELKQCKDNLKLLREKGNNKPWPWMPMLAALVAVTAIVLYVPGLARASP; encoded by the exons ATGGATGATCAAGACCTAAATGAGCCCCTTGCGAAAGTGTCCCTATTAAAAG ATGACTTGCAGGGTGCACAGTCAGAAATTGAGGCAAAACAAGAAATTCAGCATCTTCGCAAGGAATTGATTGAAGCCCAGGAACTAGCTAGAGCAAGTAAACAAAAATGCTTTGAACTTCAAG CTCttttggaagaagaaagaaaagcctaTCGAAATCAAGTCGAGGAATCCAGTAAACAAATACAGGTTCTTCAAG CCCAACTACAGAGGTTACACATCAATATTGAGAATCTCCGGGAGGAGAAGGACAGTGAAATCGCAAGTACTCGAGATGAATTGCTTAGTGCCCGAGATGAAATCTTACTCCTTCATCAAGCGGCAGAAAAGGCTGCCTCTGAGCGGGACACTGACATTGCTTCTTTACAAGAAGAGCTTAAGAAAGTGCGAGCTGAGCTTGAGCGGTGGCGGAAAGCAGCATCTGAATATGAGAAAGAAATCATGAGTTTGCAAAATAGCTTTCAGCTTCGGTGTCAACAATGCGAGGACCAGCAGAGGGAAGAAGCAACCAGGCTGCAAG GTGAACTAGAGAAGTTGAGAAAGGAATGGAATGTATTGGATACCGAATGCCGTTctctaaaaaaggaaaatgttttgctATCTTCAGAACTGCAGCggcaagaaaaagaactgcacaA TTCTCAGAAGCAGAGTTTAGAGCTTACCAGTGATCTCAGCATCCTGCAGGTGACCAGGAAAGAGCTTGAAAATCAAGTGGGATCCTTAAAAGAACAGCATCTTCGGGATTCAGCTGATTTAAAAACTCTTCTCAGTAAGGCTGAAAACCAAGCAAAGGATGTACAGAAAGAG tATGAAAAGACACAGACTGTACTCTCAGAACTGAAGTTGAAGTTTGAAATGACTGAGCAGGAAAAACAATCAATCACAGATGAGCTCAAACAATGTAAAGACAACCTGAAGCTGCTCcgagagaaaggaaataat